In the genome of Desertifilum tharense IPPAS B-1220, one region contains:
- a CDS encoding ABC transporter ATP-binding protein, whose amino-acid sequence MLYLKNLVYHPTACPTAILKSINLELAPQELGLIVGPSGSGKSTMLEILSGLAEKTSGEILWRDQLLAPDHLQQLAGLVFQFPERHFCGSTILEELRLGHPELGTERIYQALSEVGLSHLSLNTAPHALSGGQQRRLALAVQLIRQPYILMLDEPTAGLDWSMRRQLVNLLAKLKSHWTLLVVTHDPSELVSLANRCWTLKHGELQTVEPAWLEAQRIQPQPAA is encoded by the coding sequence ATGCTCTATCTGAAAAACCTGGTTTATCACCCGACTGCTTGCCCGACTGCCATCCTCAAATCCATTAACTTAGAACTAGCCCCCCAGGAATTGGGGCTAATTGTGGGGCCGAGTGGTTCTGGCAAAAGCACTATGTTGGAAATTTTGTCAGGACTTGCTGAAAAAACTTCAGGTGAAATTCTCTGGCGCGATCAACTGCTCGCACCCGATCATCTCCAACAACTCGCAGGCTTGGTTTTTCAGTTTCCCGAACGACATTTTTGCGGCTCTACCATTCTTGAAGAATTGCGCCTCGGTCATCCCGAACTGGGAACAGAGCGAATTTACCAAGCCCTTAGCGAAGTCGGCTTATCTCATTTGTCTTTAAATACGGCCCCCCATGCTCTCAGTGGCGGGCAACAGCGGCGGCTTGCTCTGGCCGTACAATTAATTCGCCAACCCTATATTTTGATGCTAGACGAACCCACAGCAGGTTTAGATTGGTCAATGCGGCGGCAATTAGTCAACCTACTGGCTAAACTCAAGTCTCACTGGACCTTACTGGTTGTCACCCACGATCCCAGCGAATTAGTTAGTCTAGCGAATCGGTGTTGGACGCTTAAGCATGGGGAATTACAAACTGTTGAACCTGCTTGGTTAGAAGCCCAACGCATTCAACCTCAACCGGCAGCTTAA